A single window of Dermacentor albipictus isolate Rhodes 1998 colony chromosome 1, USDA_Dalb.pri_finalv2, whole genome shotgun sequence DNA harbors:
- the LOC135908243 gene encoding centrosomal protein of 19 kDa-like, which produces MTSSKITIKSIGVRLNSPAIVVVYEMSSGTLHRRTMPVRGLFENSDVKSVAEALRDRHSAVLSGAPLVQVEKMLRILQENMKGHSLEECLAKVNEEFTVNPDEDLNKLDDETLQRKKDLMSLSFEKSRKKPGDPDFQYDVEEDFDVEGAIETSGWDSDKSGDFNF; this is translated from the coding sequence ATGACATCGTCTAAAATCACTATCAAGAGCATCGGCGTGCGACTGAACAGCCCCGCCATCGTTGTCGTGTACGAAATGAGCAGCGGCACGCTTCACAGGAGGACGATGCCCGTGAGGGGCCTGTTCGAGAACTCGGACGTCAAAAGCGTAGCCGAAGCGCTGCGCGACCGGCATTCAGCGGTTCTAAGCGGCGCGCCTCTGGTACAAGTGGAGAAGATGTTGCGCATTCTGCAGGAAAACATGAAAGGGCACTCGTTGGAAGAGTGTCTGGCGAAAGTGAACGAAGAGTTCACGGTAAACCCCGACGAAGACCTGAACAAACTGGACGACGAGACGTTGCAGAGGAAGAAAGACCTGATGAGCTTATCTTTCGAGAAGAGTCGTAAGAAACCCGGCGACCCGGACTTTCAGTACGATGTCGAGGAAGATTTCGATGTCGAAGGCGCGATCGAGACGTCCGGATGGGACTCCGACAAGAGCGGCGATTTCAACTTCTGA